ATTCCACGATGTGTAACCATCGATCTGTCGTAAATTCGTAGAACTGCTCCCTTGCCAATATGACCAAACTCTTTTTTATCTCCACTCATATCATTTGCCGGACCAGCATCTAATGCGAAAAACAAATCTGGTTTAATCATATTTGCGGCTGTTTGCGCACCTCTTAATCCAACCTCTTCCTGTACTGTCGCACCTGAATATAATGTATTTGGCAGCTTATCATCTTTTAACTCTTTTAATAATTCAATTGCAAGTCCACATCCATAGCGATTATCCCAAGCTTTGGCTAAAATTTTCTTAGGGTTTGCCATAGGTGTAAATGGACAAATAGGGACAATTTGTTGACCTGGTTTGATTCCAATTTTCTTTGCATCATCACGATTATCTGCCCCAATGTCAACAAGCATGTTCTTCATGTCCATTGGTTTTGCGCGCTGACTTTCACTCAACAAATGAGGTGGTATCGAGCCTATAACCCCAATAACAGGTCCATTGTCTGTAATAATCTGTACTCTTTGTGCAAGAAGTACCTGACTCCACCATCCACCTAATGGCTGAAAACGCAGCATCCCATTATCTGTTATAGCAGTAACCATAAATCCTACTTCATCCATATGTCCAGCTACCATAATCGTTGGATCGTTTTCCTCGCCTTTTCGAACCCCAAAGATCCCAC
This genomic stretch from Metabacillus sp. B2-18 harbors:
- a CDS encoding M42 family metallopeptidase; the encoded protein is MNQETLELFKTLTELPGAPGNEHQVRAFMKSQLEPISDKIVQDKLGGIFGVRKGEENDPTIMVAGHMDEVGFMVTAITDNGMLRFQPLGGWWSQVLLAQRVQIITDNGPVIGVIGSIPPHLLSESQRAKPMDMKNMLVDIGADNRDDAKKIGIKPGQQIVPICPFTPMANPKKILAKAWDNRYGCGLAIELLKELKDDKLPNTLYSGATVQEEVGLRGAQTAANMIKPDLFFALDAGPANDMSGDKKEFGHIGKGAVLRIYDRSMVTHRGMREFVLDTAETNKIPYQYFVSQGGTDAGRVHVSNQGVPSTVIGVSSRYIHTSGSILHVDDYAAAKELLIRLVKQCDATTVTTIKENS